From Lentimicrobiaceae bacterium, one genomic window encodes:
- a CDS encoding nucleoside phosphorylase, producing MKDRIPESEFILNADGSVYHLHLHNDDIADTVILVGDPARVSVIASYFDKVEVEKQNREIHTKTGYVGNKRLTVISTGMGTDNIDIVVNELDAAVNIDPKTRIVKENKRVLNLIRLGTSGGLNANINAGDFIASAYTVGLDGLLYFYENSESVFERKLIDKFIKHTDWKSNLPSIYSVKASSCLLEKYAFDLKHGITLTSPGFYAPQGRELRLNLAFPEFNGLVENFYYQNIPIANFEMESSALYGLGQMLGHNTLTICTIIANRVNKTFSNNYKEDVKRMIELVLGRL from the coding sequence ATGAAAGACAGAATTCCTGAATCAGAATTTATATTAAATGCCGACGGCTCAGTTTACCATTTGCACTTACACAACGACGACATTGCCGATACGGTGATACTTGTCGGCGACCCCGCTAGAGTTAGCGTTATAGCCTCATACTTCGACAAAGTTGAAGTTGAAAAACAAAACAGAGAAATCCACACCAAAACCGGATATGTTGGAAATAAAAGGCTAACGGTAATATCAACGGGCATGGGAACCGATAATATTGATATTGTTGTAAACGAACTTGATGCAGCAGTTAATATTGACCCTAAAACCCGAATAGTAAAAGAAAACAAACGTGTTTTAAACTTGATACGTCTCGGCACTTCGGGCGGACTTAACGCCAATATCAACGCCGGCGACTTCATTGCATCGGCTTATACGGTTGGCTTAGACGGTTTGTTATACTTTTACGAAAACTCCGAATCGGTTTTTGAAAGAAAATTGATTGACAAGTTTATAAAACATACCGATTGGAAATCGAACTTGCCGAGTATTTATTCAGTCAAAGCCAGCAGTTGCTTGCTTGAGAAGTACGCTTTTGATTTAAAACACGGCATAACGCTTACTTCGCCCGGATTTTATGCTCCGCAAGGCAGAGAGCTAAGACTGAATTTGGCTTTCCCCGAATTTAACGGTTTGGTAGAAAATTTTTATTACCAAAATATTCCTATCGCTAACTTTGAAATGGAAAGTTCGGCTTTGTACGGATTGGGACAAATGTTAGGACATAATACTCTTACAATTTGTACCATTATTGCAAATAGAGTCAATAAAACATTTTCGAACAACTACAAAGAAGATGTTAAGAGAATGATTGAGTTGGTGCTTGGTAGGCTTTAA
- a CDS encoding CinA family nicotinamide mononucleotide deamidase-related protein, with protein MNVSILTIGDEILNGYIVDTNSAWIAQEINSLGLELVQILTVNDNISNIETAIRQLFGISDAVIVTGGLGPTSDDLTVEAVSKYLGTNLILNDEALRDMENILSNKNIPLTETNKKQAYLPEGCLPIRNMCGTAPGVFCQNNNKLLFVMPGVPNEMKVMMKNFVIPKLSGLSENIINNVYIHTFDTPESLLFDIVKLFEKELPKNIKLAYLPNYGKVTLRLTEIISKNQAANSKAEFYSQKLKELLLKNKVLISEHKTWEAFLADLLTKQKLTIATAESCTGGAIAKAITSVSGASAFFKGSVVAYSNSIKQSILNVPTSVLDEYGAVSEQTVTYMAKGVKEKFNTDCAIAVSGIAGPTGATNTRKVGDVWIAVAIDNNLIAKMFHFTGGRTANIEMSANTALRMMIQNLQPK; from the coding sequence ATGAATGTTAGTATTTTAACCATAGGCGATGAAATTCTGAACGGATATATTGTAGATACAAATTCAGCTTGGATTGCTCAAGAAATCAATAGTTTAGGTTTGGAACTTGTTCAAATACTCACTGTGAATGATAATATAAGCAATATTGAAACAGCAATAAGGCAATTATTCGGCATTTCAGATGCAGTAATAGTTACAGGAGGATTGGGTCCAACAAGCGACGATTTAACGGTAGAAGCAGTTAGCAAGTATCTTGGCACAAATCTCATTCTGAACGACGAAGCTCTACGCGATATGGAAAATATTTTGAGCAACAAAAACATACCGCTTACAGAAACCAACAAAAAGCAGGCTTACCTGCCCGAAGGTTGCTTACCAATCAGAAATATGTGCGGAACCGCTCCGGGTGTGTTTTGCCAAAACAACAACAAACTACTTTTTGTTATGCCGGGAGTTCCTAACGAAATGAAAGTGATGATGAAAAATTTTGTTATTCCAAAATTAAGTGGTTTATCTGAAAACATCATCAACAACGTGTATATTCATACTTTCGACACACCCGAATCGTTGCTTTTTGATATTGTAAAGCTATTTGAAAAGGAACTACCAAAAAACATAAAACTTGCTTACTTGCCAAATTACGGAAAAGTAACGCTGCGACTGACCGAAATCATCAGCAAAAACCAAGCTGCAAACAGCAAAGCTGAATTTTACTCACAGAAACTGAAAGAATTATTGCTGAAAAACAAAGTTTTAATTTCGGAACATAAAACTTGGGAAGCGTTTCTTGCAGATTTGCTAACTAAGCAAAAACTGACAATTGCCACAGCCGAAAGTTGCACAGGCGGAGCCATTGCCAAAGCAATCACGTCGGTGTCGGGAGCTTCCGCATTTTTTAAAGGCAGCGTAGTTGCTTACTCAAACAGCATAAAACAAAGCATCTTAAACGTTCCTACAAGTGTTTTAGACGAATACGGAGCTGTTAGCGAACAGACCGTTACTTACATGGCAAAAGGTGTTAAAGAAAAATTTAATACCGATTGTGCTATTGCAGTTTCGGGTATTGCAGGACCTACCGGTGCTACAAATACCAGGAAAGTCGGTGATGTTTGGATTGCTGTTGCAATTGATAATAATTTAATTGCCAAAATGTTCCATTTTACCGGCGGCAGAACCGCAAACATCGAAATGAGTGCCAATACAGCATTGCGTATGATGATACAAAATTTACAACCAAAATAG